One Owenweeksia hongkongensis DSM 17368 genomic region harbors:
- the recR gene encoding recombination mediator RecR: MNFSSKYLEKAVDEISNLPGIGKKTALRLALHLLRQDKEAVGSLSEALLALKSKVNECQKCGNLSDHNICEICANPTRNDELICVVEDVRDVMAIENTGQYRGLYHVLGGVISPMEGIGPAELNIGSLINRVEQSTPKEIIFGLGTTMEGETTTFYLYKKLAGFDIKLSAIARGIAVGDQLEYADEVTLARSITNRVPYENSITQNQNSRA; encoded by the coding sequence ATGAACTTTTCTTCTAAATATTTAGAAAAAGCGGTAGACGAAATTTCTAACCTTCCGGGGATAGGAAAGAAAACAGCCTTGCGACTGGCGCTACATTTATTACGCCAGGACAAAGAAGCTGTAGGCTCACTTTCTGAAGCATTGCTTGCCTTAAAAAGCAAGGTGAATGAATGTCAAAAATGTGGTAACCTTTCTGATCACAATATTTGTGAAATATGCGCCAACCCTACCCGAAATGATGAACTCATTTGTGTGGTAGAAGATGTGCGCGATGTAATGGCCATTGAAAATACCGGTCAGTATCGAGGATTATATCACGTTCTTGGCGGTGTAATCAGCCCCATGGAAGGCATTGGCCCGGCTGAGCTGAATATTGGAAGTTTGATAAACCGAGTGGAACAAAGCACTCCCAAGGAAATCATCTTTGGATTGGGCACCACCATGGAAGGCGAAACCACAACTTTTTATCTATATAAAAAACTGGCAGGTTTTGACATCAAACTATCTGCCATAGCACGCGGTATTGCCGTTGGCGACCAGCTGGAATATGCTGATGAAGTAACTTTGGCACGAAGCATCACCAACCGCGTGCCCTACGAAAATTCCATTACTCAAAATCAAAATTCGCGAGCTTGA
- a CDS encoding sodium:solute symporter, with the protein MSPIFIITLVACYFLLLIGVSYLTGRKDDNDSFFLGNRQSPWYVVAFGMVGASLSGVTFISVPGWVEGSQFSYMQVVLGYVLGYAVIIKVLLPLYYRLQLTSIYTYLDQRFGPSSYKTGSVFFLISRIIGASFRLYLVAIVLQYAVFDALEVPFWVTVMVTILLIWVYTFRSGIKTIIWTDTLQTTFMLVAVIITVVLIKKSLIPDGNLIEYVSNSDMSRIFFFDEWKTENAFWKQFLSGMFITIVMTGLDQDMMQKNLSCRSLKDAQKNMFWLSIILVFVNLIFLSLGVLLYDYADANGIAETGDKLYSAVALSGDLGVVVGVLFILGLIAAAYSSADSALTALTTSFCVDILGIQNKEAKAGKRIRKQVHIMFSVILLLVILAFKYTVDESVIKELFVAAGYTYGPLLGMYAFGLFTKWNVKDRWVPVIAIISPILSYILKDNSEAWFGYKFGFELLLVNGLFTLIGLWLLRRKPGEQPEIEVSP; encoded by the coding sequence ATGAGTCCCATCTTTATCATTACGCTGGTTGCTTGTTATTTTCTTTTGCTCATCGGGGTTTCTTACCTCACAGGCCGCAAGGATGACAATGATTCCTTCTTTTTGGGTAATCGCCAAAGTCCTTGGTATGTGGTGGCTTTTGGTATGGTGGGGGCTTCCTTGAGCGGGGTTACTTTTATCTCCGTTCCTGGTTGGGTAGAAGGGAGCCAGTTTAGCTACATGCAAGTAGTGCTGGGCTATGTGCTGGGTTATGCGGTGATTATCAAAGTGCTTTTGCCGCTTTATTATCGTTTGCAGCTCACTTCAATTTATACCTATCTCGACCAGCGTTTTGGGCCTTCATCCTACAAAACAGGCTCTGTTTTCTTTTTGATTTCCAGAATTATCGGGGCGTCCTTTCGTCTTTACTTGGTAGCAATAGTTCTGCAATATGCGGTGTTTGATGCTTTAGAAGTTCCCTTCTGGGTAACCGTGATGGTAACGATTTTGTTAATCTGGGTGTACACGTTTAGGAGCGGAATAAAAACCATCATTTGGACAGACACTTTGCAAACCACCTTTATGCTGGTGGCGGTAATTATTACTGTTGTTCTCATTAAGAAAAGCTTGATTCCTGATGGCAATTTGATAGAGTACGTGAGCAATTCGGATATGTCACGGATTTTCTTTTTTGATGAATGGAAAACGGAAAATGCTTTTTGGAAGCAATTCCTCTCGGGGATGTTTATCACCATTGTGATGACAGGACTAGATCAGGACATGATGCAGAAAAATCTAAGCTGCCGAAGCTTGAAGGATGCGCAGAAGAACATGTTTTGGCTCAGCATCATTTTGGTGTTTGTAAACCTGATTTTCCTTTCTCTGGGGGTTTTACTTTACGACTATGCTGATGCTAATGGAATTGCTGAAACAGGCGATAAGCTATACTCTGCTGTGGCCCTTAGCGGAGATTTGGGAGTTGTGGTTGGCGTACTGTTTATACTTGGTCTTATTGCTGCTGCATATAGTAGTGCCGATTCTGCACTTACCGCACTTACCACTTCCTTTTGTGTAGATATTTTAGGAATTCAAAATAAAGAGGCTAAGGCAGGAAAGAGGATTAGAAAGCAAGTGCACATCATGTTCTCCGTTATTTTACTTTTGGTGATTCTGGCTTTTAAATACACGGTAGATGAAAGTGTGATCAAAGAGCTTTTTGTAGCTGCCGGTTACACTTACGGACCATTGCTTGGTATGTATGCTTTTGGACTTTTTACTAAATGGAATGTAAAAGACAGGTGGGTGCCGGTAATTGCGATTATCTCTCCAATTTTGAGTTACATCCTTAAGGATAATTCAGAGGCTTGGTTTGGTTATAAATTTGGTTTTGAGCTACTATTGGTAAATGGACTGTTTACTTTGATAGGACTTTGGTTATTGAGAAGAAAACCTGGAGAGCAACCCGAAATTGAAGTGAGTCCTTAA
- a CDS encoding S8 family serine peptidase, whose protein sequence is MKRLLLGLSLGITLFCSNSQAQSTAPALYLKNHTIHIQSGTDDLHFTPDEVVDGKIYRIVQESNQKYFKLKMKNESFEVLEYLPHNAFLVSINASSINSFEALLTEKKSRVAKWQAEWKLSPRLFKSDIPDWAWIDNKQIKVWIQTYADIDPQMASQLIQNEGLEIIDTKPELNFFAISMKPENAAQIAAFPFVSYLQEMEDPGQIENSTARTDHRVNTLQASYNGAPNYDGTGVTVGHGDDGALGDHIDYTGRLTQNSPPSTGDHGDHVAGTIFGAGNLDPKGRGMAPGAEIYYQDYPDNLNNVDQDFNTHGVRITSSSYSNGCNAGYTGFTRQMDLDMDDHNTVLHVFSAGNSGTQDCGYGAGSVWGNITGGHKIAKNVVTVANLTRTDVLATSSSRGPSEDGRIKPDISAVGTSVYSTTDLPAPNSYTSKTGTSMSCPGVSGTLATLHEAYRDKVGGDPHSSLLKGIALNTADDLGNPGPDFKFGFGRINARRAYNVIDAQTFISDSSTGTTKSFTINMPSTGTVKEVKIMLIWPDPAASLTAAKVLVNDLDLSASQGSNNYQPLVLNPNPNATTLNANAVEARDSLNNIEQIVISNPSSGNISVDVDAFNLPSNGQKFFIVYEFVMDEVELTYPLGGEGFVPFETEFIRWDASEGTGSFTVEYSTDNGNTWSLINNVSANGSYFFWAVPNIVTNEAKVRVTRGTQVSESPGTFSIIGTPASINFPKQCPDSATIAWTAVPNATGYIVYELGSKYMDSIGYTTTNSLTFGNNNPSVSNWYSVAAVLDSVPGRRAYAVEKPTGLINCNLNFDIEVSQMLSPPSGVTTDCFDYDNTPIKVRLENTGASEVYNFDVSYKINNSAVVTDNITDTIPVGGSLDYSFTSNAGIVGGSNYYISIWVNLAADQNKFNDSISEVVILLPGTTITAPYVQDFESFGPCATTSNCSLGECNLSAGWENAKNIDVDDIDWRVDNGGTPSSGTGPSIDANPGTSTGNYLYLEASGSCDSNEALLLSPCIDLTSANIQSAMASFEYHMSGAQMGKLDVDIISQDELILNVIPTFSGDQGVNWNVANIDLAPYLGEKVVIRLRGKTGDGFRSDLAIDNFSVQASGIGLEESPLGNLALYPNPTTGVFTVSLEENQNGKVSFTVNSITGKQVFTNSADANNQKEFTLNLSHLPKGAYIVTVTTDAGSQNLSMIKQ, encoded by the coding sequence ATGAAAAGATTGCTACTTGGCCTTTCACTAGGCATAACTTTATTTTGTTCTAATTCGCAGGCTCAAAGCACCGCACCAGCGCTTTACCTCAAAAATCACACAATACATATTCAGTCAGGAACGGATGATTTACATTTCACCCCTGACGAAGTTGTGGATGGTAAAATTTACCGTATTGTTCAGGAAAGCAATCAGAAGTACTTTAAGCTTAAGATGAAAAACGAAAGTTTTGAAGTGCTTGAATATTTACCACATAATGCTTTCCTGGTAAGTATCAATGCTTCTTCAATAAATAGTTTTGAAGCTCTTTTAACTGAAAAAAAATCTCGGGTAGCCAAGTGGCAAGCTGAGTGGAAACTTTCTCCCCGCCTATTTAAAAGTGATATCCCCGATTGGGCTTGGATTGATAATAAGCAAATCAAAGTTTGGATTCAGACTTACGCAGATATTGATCCACAAATGGCAAGTCAGCTTATTCAAAATGAAGGACTAGAAATTATTGACACCAAGCCGGAGCTTAACTTTTTTGCGATAAGCATGAAGCCGGAAAATGCTGCACAAATTGCGGCTTTTCCTTTTGTGAGTTATCTACAAGAAATGGAGGACCCGGGACAAATTGAAAACTCTACGGCCAGGACTGATCACCGAGTAAATACTTTACAAGCATCATACAATGGAGCTCCAAATTATGATGGAACAGGTGTAACTGTAGGGCACGGTGATGATGGCGCACTTGGCGACCATATAGACTACACAGGCCGCTTAACCCAAAACTCACCTCCCTCGACTGGTGATCATGGTGATCACGTAGCGGGAACTATTTTTGGAGCAGGAAACCTTGATCCGAAAGGACGAGGAATGGCTCCAGGAGCTGAAATTTATTATCAGGATTATCCTGATAACCTAAATAATGTAGATCAGGATTTTAATACACATGGTGTTCGTATTACTTCATCATCCTATAGTAATGGTTGCAATGCGGGCTATACTGGCTTTACGCGCCAAATGGATTTAGATATGGATGATCACAATACCGTCCTTCATGTCTTTTCTGCTGGAAATAGTGGAACTCAGGACTGTGGTTATGGAGCTGGCTCAGTTTGGGGAAATATTACTGGAGGGCATAAAATTGCCAAGAATGTAGTTACTGTAGCCAACCTTACTCGCACAGATGTTTTAGCGACCAGTAGCAGTCGTGGCCCTTCTGAAGATGGAAGAATAAAACCGGATATTTCGGCCGTTGGAACTTCGGTTTACAGCACCACTGACTTACCTGCTCCAAATTCCTATACCAGCAAAACAGGAACCTCAATGTCTTGCCCTGGTGTATCAGGCACTTTAGCAACCCTCCATGAAGCTTACCGAGATAAAGTAGGTGGTGATCCTCATTCTAGCTTGCTAAAAGGTATAGCTCTAAATACGGCTGATGATTTAGGTAATCCTGGCCCCGATTTTAAATTTGGTTTTGGCCGAATAAACGCACGCAGAGCTTATAATGTCATAGATGCTCAAACATTTATAAGCGATAGTAGTACTGGAACTACCAAGTCATTTACTATTAATATGCCATCTACGGGAACCGTAAAAGAAGTAAAGATTATGCTTATTTGGCCAGATCCTGCTGCCTCACTTACTGCGGCTAAGGTGCTGGTTAATGATTTGGACTTAAGCGCAAGCCAAGGAAGTAATAATTACCAACCATTGGTTTTGAATCCTAATCCAAATGCCACTACGCTAAATGCCAATGCTGTAGAAGCACGTGATAGCCTGAATAATATTGAGCAGATTGTGATTTCTAATCCTAGTTCAGGAAACATTAGTGTAGATGTAGATGCTTTCAACTTGCCATCTAATGGTCAAAAATTCTTTATTGTATATGAATTTGTAATGGATGAAGTAGAGCTTACCTACCCTCTTGGTGGCGAAGGTTTTGTTCCATTTGAAACTGAGTTTATTCGTTGGGATGCTTCAGAAGGAACCGGAAGTTTTACAGTAGAATATTCTACTGATAATGGAAACACATGGTCATTAATAAACAACGTAAGCGCTAATGGTTCCTATTTCTTTTGGGCGGTACCAAATATCGTGACCAACGAAGCCAAGGTGAGAGTAACTCGCGGAACTCAAGTTTCTGAATCGCCAGGTACATTCAGTATTATAGGCACTCCTGCAAGCATAAACTTCCCTAAGCAATGTCCTGACTCTGCTACCATAGCATGGACTGCTGTACCAAACGCTACGGGATACATTGTATATGAGCTTGGAAGTAAATACATGGATAGCATTGGTTACACCACAACCAACTCTCTCACATTTGGCAACAACAACCCAAGTGTAAGCAATTGGTATAGTGTAGCCGCAGTACTTGACAGTGTACCAGGACGAAGAGCCTATGCTGTGGAAAAACCAACAGGCCTTATTAATTGTAATCTAAACTTTGATATTGAAGTAAGCCAAATGCTTTCTCCACCCTCAGGGGTTACTACAGATTGCTTTGATTATGACAATACTCCAATAAAGGTAAGGTTAGAAAATACTGGTGCCAGTGAGGTTTACAATTTTGATGTGAGCTATAAAATTAACAACAGCGCTGTGGTTACTGATAATATAACAGATACCATACCCGTTGGTGGAAGTCTTGATTATTCTTTTACAAGTAATGCCGGAATCGTAGGTGGATCGAACTATTACATTAGTATTTGGGTAAATTTAGCTGCCGATCAAAACAAATTCAATGACAGCATTAGTGAAGTTGTGATTCTGCTTCCGGGAACAACCATTACAGCCCCTTATGTTCAGGATTTTGAATCATTTGGCCCCTGTGCTACTACTTCCAATTGTTCTTTAGGAGAATGTAATTTAAGTGCTGGGTGGGAAAATGCCAAAAATATTGATGTTGATGATATAGATTGGCGAGTGGATAATGGAGGCACACCATCTTCGGGTACTGGCCCCTCTATAGATGCTAATCCTGGAACCAGCACCGGAAACTACCTTTACCTAGAAGCTTCAGGAAGTTGCGATAGCAATGAAGCCCTATTACTTTCCCCTTGTATCGATCTTACATCAGCAAATATTCAGAGCGCCATGGCATCTTTTGAGTATCACATGAGTGGAGCTCAAATGGGTAAACTTGATGTGGATATAATTTCGCAGGATGAACTTATTCTAAATGTAATTCCTACCTTCTCGGGTGATCAAGGTGTGAACTGGAATGTAGCTAACATAGATCTTGCTCCATACCTAGGCGAAAAAGTAGTGATTCGCTTACGCGGAAAAACGGGTGATGGATTTAGATCTGACCTTGCAATTGATAATTTCTCTGTACAAGCCTCTGGAATTGGCTTAGAAGAAAGTCCACTTGGAAACCTTGCCCTTTATCCAAATCCAACAACAGGCGTATTCACTGTTTCGCTTGAAGAGAACCAAAATGGTAAAGTAAGCTTCACTGTAAATTCTATTACAGGGAAGCAAGTTTTCACGAACAGCGCAGACGCAAACAATCAGAAAGAGTTTACACTAAACTTAAGCCACTTGCCAAAAGGAGCTTACATAGTTACTGTGACTACTGATGCAGGTTCGCAAAACCTAAGTATGATTAAGCAATAG